Proteins co-encoded in one Papaver somniferum cultivar HN1 chromosome 5, ASM357369v1, whole genome shotgun sequence genomic window:
- the LOC113281163 gene encoding auxin response factor 2B-like, whose amino-acid sequence MAGSSSDATVKLNCNTTSRGGGGGDSMSSGGGDSMVKNTPNCETPRSYSNFTAGGKVTEEALYTELWHACAGPLVTVPREGERVFYFPQGHIEQVEASTNQVADQQMPVCDLPWKILCRVINVHLKAEPDTDEVFAQVTLLPESNQDEHAVEKEPLPPAPPRPHSHSFCKTLTASDTSTHGGFSVLRRHADECLPPLDMGRQPPTQELVAKDLHGTEWRFRHIFRGQPRRHLLQSGWSVFVSSKRLVAGDAFIFLRGENGELRVGVRRAMRQQSNVPSSVISSHSMHLGVLATAWHAISTGTMFTVYYKPRTSPAEFIVPFDQYMESVKNNHSIGMRFKMRFEGEEAPEQRFTGTIVGNGESDPNRWPSSKWRSLKVRWDENSSIPRPDRVSPWKIEPASTPAPNTTPMPRPKRPRSNLVPSSPESSCIGREGSSKVMEPASGFSRVLQGQETSRGTFGESNESDTAQKPVAWPRSTEDEKADMISRERVFGTENWVPPVRHEHTFTDLLSGFRSSNDSPRRFSSHLVDQTRDISSSKKHIQDQEVKFNYAGSWSMLPSGHSVNMLDSGVKVPAQTGENSYQKQGTVKYGGLGGYPVLQSLRVEQQPTNWLMPLLPPSHSGTLHHPIGVRPQVSSMQRDTLKPKSDGNCKLFGIALNSNPVVPEPTGSHVNMTHTQEATLHPNPQIPHALESDQQSEQSKGSRSADTTPVGTEQETSIQACQQRSGDVQSRVQASSMRSCTKVHKQGIALGRSVDLTKFNNYDDLITELDKMFEFDGELMAPSKNWLVVYTDNENDMMLVGDDPWKEFCSMVRKIFIYTKEEVQRMNKGTLNSKGEESHRSPIEVKCQQLPSVENC is encoded by the exons ATGGCTGGTTCTTCTTCAGATGCTACGGTGAAGCTAAATTGTAATACTACTagtcgtggtggtggtggtggagatagtATGAGTTCCGGTGGTGGAGATAGTATGGTGAAAAACACTCCTAATTGTGAAACACCAAGAAGTTATTCCAATTTTACAGCAGGAGGAAAAG TTACAGAAGAAGCTCTATATACAGAGCTGTGGCACGCTTGTGCTGGTCCTCTTGTGACTGTACCACGTGAAGGAGAAAGAGTTTTCTATTTTCCTCAAGGTCACATTGAACAA GTTGAAGCATCGACAAATCAGGTGGCAGATCAGCAAATGCCGGTTTGTGATCTACCATGGAAGATCCTTTGCCGTGTAATAAACGTACACTTAAAG GCTGAGCCAGATACTGATGAGGTTTTTGCACAAGTGACTTTACTTCCAGAGAGTAAC CAAGATGAGCATGCAGTGGAGAAAGAGCCATTACCGCCAGCACCTCCTAGGCCACATTCACATTCATTTTGCAAAACTTTAACAGCCTCCGATACAAGCACACATGGTGGATTCTCTGTGTTGAGACGGCATGCCGATGAATGTTTGCCACCTTTG GATATGGGGCGACAACCTCCTACCCAGGAATTGGTTGCTAAGGATTTGCATGGAACTGAGTGGCGATTCCGTCATATATTCCGAG GTCAGCCGAGAAGACACCTTCTTCAAAGTGGATGGAGTGTTTTTGTCAGCTCTAAAAGGCTTGTCGCAGGGGATGCTTTTATTTTTCTCAG GGGTGAAAATGGGGAACTACGTGTTGGAGTAAGACGAGCTATGAGGCAACAAAGTAATGTCCCATCTTCAGTTATATCTAGTCACAGCATGCACCTTGGTGTCCTTGCAACTGCGTGGCACGCTATTTCAACAGGAACCATGTTTACTGTCTATTACAAACCAAG GACAAGTCCGGCTGAATTTATCGTTCCTTTTGATCAATATATGGAGTCTGTAAAGAATAACCATTCTATAGGGATGAGGTTTAAAATGAGGTTTGAAGGGGAAGAAGCTCCAGAGCAGAG GTTTACAGGCACTATAGTTGGCAATGGAGAATCTGACCCCAACAGGTGGCCGTCATCTAAATGGAGATCTCTTAAG GTGAGGTGGGATGAGAACTCTTCTATTCCTCGTCCAGACAGAGTTTCTCCTTGGAAAATTGAACCAGCGTCGACTCCTGCACCAAATACGACTCCTATGCCAAGGCCAAAGAGACCCCGATCAAACTTGGTGCCTTCCTCACCCGAATCCTCATGTATTGGTAGGGAAG GTTCATCAAAAGTTATGGAGCCTGCATCTGGTTTTTCGAGGGTCTTGCAAGGTCAAGAAACCTCAAGAGGAACTTTTGGTGAGAGTAATGAGTCTGATACTGCCCAAAAGCCTGTTGCATGGCCCAGGTCTACGGAGGACGAGAAAGCAGATATGATATCTAGAGAAAGAGTGTTTGGGACTGAGAACTGGGTACCACCTGTTAGACATGAGCATACTTTTACAGATCTGCTATCTGGCTTTCGATCATCAAATGATTCTCCTCGTCGGTTCTCTTCACATTTAGTTGATCAAACCCGTGATATTAGCTCGTCAAAGAAGCATATCCAGGACCAGGAAGTAAAATTTAACTATGCTGGATCCTGGTCCATGTTGCCTTCAGGCCATTCAGTAAACATGCTGGACTCCGGTGTTAAAGTTCCAGCTCAGACTGGTGAAAATTCGTATCAGAAACAGGGGACTGTCAAATATGGTGGGCTGGGCGGGTATCCTGTATTGCAATCTCTTAGGGTTGAGCAGCAGCCTACAAACTGGTTAATGCCTCTTCTGCCCCCATCTCACTCAGGAACTTTACATCATCCAATAGGTGTAAGGCCACAAGTGTCTTCGATGCAACGCGACACATTAAAACCCAAAAGTGATGGAAACTGCAAGCTCTTCGGTATTGCGCTAAACAGTAATCCTGTGGTGCCGGAGCCAACCGGGTCTCATGTGAATATGACGCACACGCAGGAAGCTACTTTGCATCCTAACCCTCAGATCCCTCATGCTTTGGAGTCTGATCAACAGTCGGAGCAATCAAAAGGTTCAAGGTCAGCTGATACTACTCCAGTGGGTACTGAGCAGGAAACATCTATTCAAGCTTGTCAACAGCGGTCTGGAGATGTTCAAAGTCGAGTCCAGGCTAGTTCAATGAGGAGTTGCACAAAG GTTCACAAACAAGGGATTGCTCTTGGGAGGTCTGTGGACCTCACCAAATTCAACAATTACGATGATCTGATTACAGAGTTAGATAAGATGTTCGAATTTGATGGTGAACTGATGGCTCCTAGTAAGAATTGGCTGGTAGTGTATACAGATAACGAGAATGATATGATGCTTGTTGGTGATGACCCTTGGAA GGAATTCTGTAGTATGGTTCGAAAAATCTTCATCTATACTAAGGAAGAGGTCCAGAGGATGAACAAAGGGACTCTAAACTCGAAGGGGGAGGAAAGCCATAGAAGTCCAATAGAAGTCAAGTGCCAGCAGCTTCCTTCGGTAGAGAACTGCTAG